Proteins encoded in a region of the Lycium ferocissimum isolate CSIRO_LF1 unplaced genomic scaffold, AGI_CSIRO_Lferr_CH_V1 ctg105, whole genome shotgun sequence genome:
- the LOC132041509 gene encoding defensin-like protein, with product MARSVCFMAFLVLAMMLFVAYEVQAKNICKKPSNTFKGICITDSSCRKACIKEKFTDGHCSKLQRKCLCTKPCVFDENISNEAELTLTEKAKTLTEAVLEEEIMME from the exons ATGGCTCGCTCCGTTTGCTTCATGGCATTTCTGGTCTTGGCAATGATGCTCTTTGTTGCCTATG AGGTGCAAGCTAAGAACATTTGCAAAAAACCGAGCAACACTTTTAAAGGAATATGCATTACCGACAGTTCATGCAGAAAAGCTTGCATCAAGGAGAAGTTTACTGATGGACATTGTAGCAAACTTCAAAGAAAGTGCCTATGCACTAAGCCATGTGTATTTGATGAGAATATTTCAAATGAAGCTGAGTTGACTTTGACTGAGAAAGcaaaaactttaactgaagctgtGCTTGAAGAAGAGATCATGATGGAGTAA
- the LOC132041505 gene encoding sesquiterpene synthase 14b-like: MSQLAMVHTTITRLLANYLTSVWGDYFLSYTHQLTEISMQEKVELEELKEKVRKMLVETPDNSTPKLVLIDAIQRLGVAYHFENEIKSSIQNIFDEFEQNENDDDDLYVVALRFRLVRQQRHYMSPDVFKKFINHDGKFKETLTKDVLGLLSLYEAAHLRVHGEDILEEALTFTITHLKSMGPKLDNSLKVQVSEALSQPIHTNVPRGGAGKYLRIYGNIEAHNNLLLKFAKLDFHILQKMHQRELSELTRWWKDLDIVNKFSYARDKLVECYFWAIEVFFDPKYRRARRTLTKLIVIITVTDDLYDACATYDELVPFTNAIERCDISAMDSILPYMRPLYQVFMDYFDEIEEELTKDGKVECVCSAKNEAKKWTKSYLKEAEWLNAGTIPKCEEYKRNATLTISIQMIIVTSLIVTEEFIAKETFEWMINESLVARTSSLINRLKDDIIGHEHEQQREHGASFIECYMKEYGASKQEAYAETWKEIANAWKDINAEYLRATELPTFVLDPALNLTRLVEILEGDDFTNSKNKLKDLITLLFVEFVNGTSRG; this comes from the exons ATGAGTCAATTAGCAATGGTTCATACTACAATTACACGTCTGTTGGCAAATTATCTCACTAGTGTCTGGGGAGACTATTTTCTCTCCTACACTCATCAACTCACA GAAATTAGTATGCAAGAAAAAGTTGAACTTGAAGAGTTAAAGGAAAAGGTCAGGAAAATGTTGGTGGAAACACCTGATAATAGTACACCAAAACTTGTATTGATTGATGCAATCCAACGACTGGGAGTGGCAtatcattttgaaaatgagattAAATCATCCATTCAGAACATTTTTGATGAATTCGAAcagaatgaaaatgatgatgatgatctgtACGTTGTTGCTCTTCGTTTTCGACTAGTGAGACAACAAAGGCATTACATGTCTCCTG ATGTATTCAAAAAATTCATCAACCATGATGGGAAGTTCAAGGAAACTCTTACTAAAGATGTGCTAGGATTATTAAGTTTATATGAAGCAGCACATCTAAGAGTACATGGGGAAGACATTCTTGAAGAAGCCCTAACTTTTACCATCACTCATCTCAAGTCCATGGGCCCTAAATTGGACAACTCGCTCAAGGTCCAAGTTAGTGAAGCCTTGAGCCAGCCCATTCATACAAATGTACCAAGAGGAGGAGCAGGAAAATACTTACGTATTTATGGGAACATTGAAGCACATAACAATTTGCTTTTGAAATTTGCAAAATTGGATTTCCACATTTTGCAAAAGATGCACCAAAGAGAGCTTAGCGAACTTACAAG gTGGTGGAAAGACCTAGATATTGTAAACAAATTTTCATATGCAAGAGACAAACTGGTGGAGTGTTACTTTTGGGCAATAGAGGTGTTTTTTGACCCTAAATATAGACGTGCAAGAAGAACGTTAACAAAATTAATCGTTATCATCACCGTCACTGATGACCTCTATGATGCTTGTGCAACTTATGACGAACTTGTGCCTTTCACCAATGCAATCGAGAG ATGTGACATTAGTGCTATGGATTCGATATTGCCCTATATGAGACCTCTTTATCAAGTCTTCATGGATTATTTTGATGAAATAGAAGAAGAATTGACCAAAGATGGTAAAGTAGAATGTGTCTGCTCTGCAAAAAATGAG GCGAAAAAGTGGACCAAAAGCTATCTTAAGGAAGCCGAATGGTTGAATGCTGGCACTATTCCAAAATGCGAGGAATATAAGAGAAACGCTACTTTAACTATTTCCATTCAGATGATTATTGTTACCTCTTTGATTGTTACGGAGGAATTTATAGCCAAAGAGACTTTTGAATGGATGATAAATGAGTCTTTGGTCGCTCGAACTTCATCACTAATCAACAGATTAAAGGACGATATTATTGGACATGA GCACGAACAACAAAGAGAACATGGAGCTTCATTCATTGAATGCTACATGAAAGAATATGGAGCTTCAAAACAAGAGGCATACGCTGAGACTTGGAAGGAAATCGCAAATGCATGGAAAGACATAAATGCGGAATATCTACGTGCTACTGAATTACCAACATTTGTCCTCGATCCTGCCTTAAATCTTACACGCCTTGTAGAAATTCTCGAAGGGGATGATTTTACAAATTCGAAAAACAAGCTTAAAGACCTCATCACcttgttgtttgttgaatttGTCAACGGTACATCACGTGGATAA